The following are encoded together in the Trichomycterus rosablanca isolate fTriRos1 chromosome 19, fTriRos1.hap1, whole genome shotgun sequence genome:
- the prim1 gene encoding DNA primase small subunit — protein sequence MMSNSDYDPASLPDLLPLYYRRLFPYSQYYRWLSYGGVAKNYFQNREFSFTLKDDIYIRYQSFSTQTELEKEMQKMNPYKIDIGAVYSHRPSQHNTVKSGTFQALEKELVFDIDMTDYDDVRSCCSAADICSKCWTLMTIAVRILDRALRDDFGFQHLLWVYSGRRGVHCWVCDEGARKLSVAARSAVAEYLSLVKGGEETIRKVVLSDPIHPFISKSLSVVEHYFPQYAIVDQDLMGSKESVDKVLTLLPEDVRKELHNFYQTEKNPVKRWERLTSLVHQKKISSKKGAQYLDKEIMLQYCYPRLDVNVSKGVNHLLKSPFSVHPKTGRISLPIDLRNLNKFDPFEVPTISLICEELDKPRAGEEEEEEMKDIENEADSAEKRKIRDYKRTSLAKYVKLFDQFLDAMARSRKGEMLKKSDLQKEF from the exons TCGCTAAGAACTACTTCCAGAACCGTGAGTTTTCCTTCACCCTCAAAGATGACATTTATATCCGGTACCAGTCTTTCAGCACCCAAACCGAACTGGAGAAGGAGATGCAGAAAATGAATCCATATAAGATAGACATTGGTGCGGTCTACAGCCACCGG CCAAGTCAGCACAACACAGTAAAGTCGGGAACGTTCCAGGCTCTGGAGAAGGAACTGGTATTTGATATTGATATGACTGACTATGATGATGTTAGAAGCTGCTGCAG TGCTGCAGATATTTGCTCAAAATGCTGGACACTGATGACTATTGCGGTTCGTATTCTGGATCGAGCACTAAGAG ACGATTTTGGATTTCAGCACCTTCTTTGGGTGTACTCGGGCAGGAGAGGAGTTCACTGTTGGGTCTGTGACGAAGGTGCAAGAAAGCTGTCAGTGGCTGCTCGTTCGGCTGTGGCCGAGTACCTCAGCTTAGTCAAG ggTGGTGAGGAGACAATAAGAAAAGTGGTGCTTTCGGACCCCATTCACCCCTTTATCAg tAAGTCTCTGTCTGTAGTGGAGCACTACTTCCCTCAGTATGCCATTGTGGATCAGGACCTGATGGGCAGTAAGGAGAGCGTGGATAAAGTGCTCACCCTGTTACCTGAAG ATGTCAGGAAAGAGCTGCACAATTTTTACCAGACTGAGAAGAACCCAGTGAAGCGCTGGGAAAGACTGACTTCTCTAGTGCATCAAAAAAAG ATCAGCAGTAAAAAGGGAGCTCAGTACTTGGATAAGGAGATCATGCTGCAGTACTGCTACCCACGCCTGGACGTTAACGTCAGCAAAGGCGTCAACCATTTACTGAAGAGTCCATTCAGCGTCCATCCTAAAACAG GTCGAATTTCTTTACCAATCGATCTAAGGAATCTAAATAAATTTGACCCCTTTGAAGTCCCTACAATCAG CCTTATCTGTGAGGAGCTGGACAAACCCAGAGCGGgcgaggaagaggaggaggagatgAAGGATATAGAGAATGAAGCAGACTCTGCTGAAAAACGTAAAATCAGAG ATTACAAGAGGACGAGTCTGGCCAAGTATGTGAAGCTGTTTGATCAGTTTTTAGATGCGATGGCTCGTTCTAGAAAAGGAGAGATGCTGAAGAAAAGTG ATCTGCAAAAGGAATTTTGA